Part of the Pseudodesulfovibrio hydrargyri genome is shown below.
CAGGCTGGCCAGGAACACGCGGTGGGTGTCCTCGTCCTCGGGCCGGATGGGCCGCAGGGTGATCTGCCGCCCGCTCTTGAGGGTGACGCACTCCTCCAGCTCGCGGGGATAGGGCCGGATGGCCAGCCGGGACTCGCCCGCGCCGTCAAAGGGCGCGATGTCGATCTTGGCGTCCAGGGCGAGCACGCCCTCGGAGTCGGCGTAGAGCGGATTGATGTCGATGGCCGTGATCTGGGGCACGTCCACGATGAGCTGGGATATCTGGATGATGGTCAGGCAGATGTCGTCGATGTCCGCCGGGAGATGTGACGGGGTGCCCTTGAGCAGGGTGCTGATGCGCGTGCGCGAGACCAGCTCCCGGGCCAGGGACATGGACAGGGGCGGCAGGGTCAGGGCCTGGTCCTGGATCATCTCGCGGGCCATGCCGCCGTGGCCGAACTGGAGCACCGGGCCGAAGATGCCGTCCAGGTGGGCGGACACGGACAGTTCGTGCGCGCCGGGCCTGCGGCCCATCTTCTGGACCGTGAATCCCTCGATGTAGGCGTCGGGCCGCTCGCGGGTGCAGCGGGCCAGGATGGAGGCCGCGCCCTCCCAGACGCGCTCGGGCGTCTCCAGGTCCAGGAGCACGCCGCCCACGTCGTAGGGCTGGGGAATCTGCGGGCTGCGCAGCTTCAGGGCCACGGGATAGCCGAGCTCGTCGGCCGCGATGACCGCCTCCTTGGCGGACACGGCGATGCGCGTCTCGACCACGGGGATGCCGTAGGCGGCCAGGATGTCCTTGGCCTCGGGCTCGGTCAGGGACTCGCGCCCGGTCTCGAGCGCCCGGCGGACGATCCGGCGCGCCCCGGCGGTGTCCGGGAAAAAGTCCGTGGGCAGGGAATCCGGGGTCTCGATGAGCATCTCCTGGTTGTGCAGGTACTCGGCCATGTACAGGAAGGCCTGGACCGCCTGGGACGGGGTCTCGTAAGTGGGGATGCCCGCGTTGCGGAAGACCTCGCGGGCCTGCCCGGCCTGGCCCGAGCCGAGCCAGGCGGTCAGGACCATGCGCCGGACCCGTTTCAGGGAGTCGCGGATGGCCTCGGCCACCTCCACGTCGGGCTGGGCGGTCCAGGGCACGTGCATGGCCAGGATGCCGTTGGAATTCTTGTCCTTGATGAGCAGCTTGAGGACCTCGGAATAGGCCTTGCCGTCGGCGTTGAACGGAATGTCCACCGGGTTGGCCCGCGACCAGTTGCTCGCGCCGAGCACCGCGTCGATGCCCTTGACGGTCTCCTCGGACAGGGGGGCCATCTCGCCGCCGCCGACCAGCAACCGGTCGGCGGCCAGGATGCCCGCGCTGGTCCCGTTGGTCAGGATGGCCAGCTTGCGGCCGAAGACCTGGCGCGGCGCGGACAGGGTCTGGGCCGCGTCGAACAGCCCGTCGATGTCCTCGACCCGGAGCATGCCCGCCCGGCGGAAGGCCACGTCGTAGATTTCGTCCGAATAGCGGGCCTCGCCGGTTTCGCGCTGCTTGAGCTCGGCGAACACGGTGTCCAGGGCCTGGCCCGGACGGATGACCAGCACCGGCTTGTTGCGCGAGGCGGCCCTGGCCGCGGACATGAACTCGCGGGCGTCGCGGATGGACTCCACGTAGAGCATGATGGACCGGGTCAGCGGGTCGGAACCGAGGTAGTCGAGGATGTCGGCGAAGGTCACGTCGATGCGGCTGCCCAGGGCGACCATGTGCGAGAAACCCACGCCCTTGTCGATGGCCCAGTCCAGGACCGTGGCGAACAGGGAGTCGGACTGGGAGATGAAGGCCACTTTTCCCGGCTCCACCCTGGCGTGGGCCAGGGAGGCGTTCAGGTTCATGGACGGGACCATGAGCCCCAGGGACTTGGGCCCGAGGATGCGGATCTCGGGGGGCTGGGCGATGGACAGGATGGTCGATTTGATGTCCTGGCTCTCGTCGTAGGACATGGACGCGAACCCCGCGCCCATGAGCACGGCCGCGCGCGTGCCCCGCTCCTTCAGGGAGTGGATGACTTCCGGGACCTCGTCGAGCGGCGAGCAGACCACGGCCAGGTCCGGGGTCTTGGGCAGATGCCTGACCGAGGGGTGGGTCAGCACCCCGGCAATGGCCTCGGCCTGGGACGACACCGGCATGACCGGCCCCAGGAACCCGCCGGCCATGATGTTGCGCATGACGATGTTGCCCGCGTTGCGGGGGTCGTTGGTGGCGCCGATGACCGCCACGGACTTGGGCTTGAAGAGGTATTCGAGATTGGTGACGCTCATGTGGCTCCTTGGCGTGTCGCGACAGGACGGTTCAGGCGGAGGATAGCGTCTTTTACCGCCACGAGGCAACCGCAGAATGGGCTCGCCCGGCGTCCGGCCGGACACGCCGCCGGGCGGGGCGCACAAGGCGCGTTTCCATATTTATATAAAAATCCATATACAAACCTAAAGTTTTCTATTCGCAATCCGATAAGCTGACCAGGGGAAGGTCCATAGTACGCAACAAAGGAGTGCGGACCATGGCGATCGAATCATTGATGCAGCAGGCCGGCACGTTCGTGGACACGCTGACCATAAAGCCTGCGGCCACGGACAAGACCGCGTCCGAAACAGCCCGGGAGGCGCGGATTCCCGAGCAGAGCGACACCGTGACCATCTCCGAGGAGGGGCGCGCCCTGGCCGCCGCCGAAGAGTCCGGTGATTCCGCGAAGTCCGACGGCTCCAAGGTGGGGATCGACTCCCTGGAGCCCGAGGAAGACCAGGAAGAGAGCGAAATCGACCGGATCATCCGCATGCTCAAGGAGCAGATCCAACGCATCGAGGAAGAGATCAAGGCCCTGGAAGAGTCGGACATGCCCGAAAAGCTGAAACGGACCATGATCCAGGACAAGCAGGTCATGCTCATGGAACTGAACGACCAGCTCACCGAGGCCCTGGAAAAGAAGATGAAGAATATCGGCGGGGCCGTGGGCGGCGGCACCCGGGCCGAGGGCTTCGGCGGCTCGGCCGC
Proteins encoded:
- a CDS encoding bifunctional acetate--CoA ligase family protein/GNAT family N-acetyltransferase, yielding MSVTNLEYLFKPKSVAVIGATNDPRNAGNIVMRNIMAGGFLGPVMPVSSQAEAIAGVLTHPSVRHLPKTPDLAVVCSPLDEVPEVIHSLKERGTRAAVLMGAGFASMSYDESQDIKSTILSIAQPPEIRILGPKSLGLMVPSMNLNASLAHARVEPGKVAFISQSDSLFATVLDWAIDKGVGFSHMVALGSRIDVTFADILDYLGSDPLTRSIMLYVESIRDAREFMSAARAASRNKPVLVIRPGQALDTVFAELKQRETGEARYSDEIYDVAFRRAGMLRVEDIDGLFDAAQTLSAPRQVFGRKLAILTNGTSAGILAADRLLVGGGEMAPLSEETVKGIDAVLGASNWSRANPVDIPFNADGKAYSEVLKLLIKDKNSNGILAMHVPWTAQPDVEVAEAIRDSLKRVRRMVLTAWLGSGQAGQAREVFRNAGIPTYETPSQAVQAFLYMAEYLHNQEMLIETPDSLPTDFFPDTAGARRIVRRALETGRESLTEPEAKDILAAYGIPVVETRIAVSAKEAVIAADELGYPVALKLRSPQIPQPYDVGGVLLDLETPERVWEGAASILARCTRERPDAYIEGFTVQKMGRRPGAHELSVSAHLDGIFGPVLQFGHGGMAREMIQDQALTLPPLSMSLARELVSRTRISTLLKGTPSHLPADIDDICLTIIQISQLIVDVPQITAIDINPLYADSEGVLALDAKIDIAPFDGAGESRLAIRPYPRELEECVTLKSGRQITLRPIRPEDEDTHRVFLASLSDEDLRLRFFGVVQREFDHKDIARFTQIDYDREMAFIATALTERGEPETLGVMRTNTKPDNSEAEFAIVVRSDMKGEGLGSMLFHKGIQYTKERGTRLLVGQTMLENKAMQGLSKKFGFEIAPDPHDPDLVDMTLDMDTVDI